Within Actinoplanes sp. L3-i22, the genomic segment CGGAGTCTGGCGGGGACGCACGGTGAAGTGGGCGCACACCTACGGCAACAGTTGCGAGATGAACCGCGCCACAGGTGTCCTGTTCGATTTTTAGCCTTGTCCCGGCCGCTACGCTGCTCGGGTGGACACCGCAATGGCACGTACCGGCCGGCCGCACGTCACCGCCCGCACCGCGGCGGTCTGGGCCGTCCTGCGCCGTGAGCTGGACCGGCACGCCGGCCGTGAGCTGACCGTCCTCGACGTCGGCGGCGGCACCGGTGGGTTCGCCGTGCCGCTGGCCGAGGCCGGGCACACCGTCACCGTGATCGACGCCAGCCCGGACGCGCTGGCCGCGCTGACCCGGCGCGCCGCCGACGCCGGGGTCGCCGCCCGGGTGCACGCCGTGCAGGGTGACGGCGACGCGCTGGCCGGGCTGGTCGAGCCGGGCAGCGCCGACCTGATCCTCTGCCACGCCGTGCTCGAGGTGGTCGACGACCCGACCCGGGTGGTCGCCGCGATCGCCACCGCGCTGCGCCCCGGGGGCGCGCTCAGCCTGCTGGTCGCCGGCCGCGCCGCCGCGATCCTCGGCCGGGCGATCAACGGCCACCTGCGGGCGGCGTCCGCGCTGGTCACGGACGCGGAGGGCCGCTCCGGGCCGCGGGACACGCTGCGCCGGCGATATGACGCGGAGACCGCCGCCGAGCTGTTGCGGTCCGCCGGGCTCGAGGTCGAGCAGACCCATGGGGTACGGGTGGTGGCCGACCTCCTCCCGGCCACGGTGATCGAGGAGGACCCGCAGGCGGTGCTGGAGCTGGAGCTGGCGCTGAGCGCGCAGCCGCCGTTCCGCGACATCGCCTCCCAGCTGCACCTGTTCGCCCGCCGGCCATGACGTCGGCGCCCTTTCCCGAGGACGGCCTGCACCCGGACGCGCTCCGGGTGATCCGGCCGGCCTACGGCACCGGCAGCCTGGCCGACCTGCTGCCCAGCGTGAGCGCCGTGCTCGGGGTTCCGGGCGCGGCCGACGTGCTCGGGCTGACCGCCCGGCTGGACGGGGTGGACCGGGTCGCCGTCCTGCTGGTCGACGGGCTGGGGGCGTACCAATTGCCGCTGGCCGCCCCGCATGCCCCGGTCCTGGCCGACCTGGCCGCCGGGGGCCGCGGGCACGCCGGCACGCTGACCTCCGGATTCCCGTCCACGACCCCGGTCAGCCTGGTCACGCTCGGCGCCGGGGTGCCGCCGGGCGCGCACGGCGTGCTCGGGTTCACCGTCCGGCGTCCGGACGGGCGCCCGCTCACCCACATCCTCTGGGGCGACGACCCGGATCCGCGCGAGTGGCAGCCGGTGCCGACCCGGCTGGAGCTCGCGGCCGCGGCCGGGGTGCGGGTCACCGTGGTCAGCAAGCCGCAGTTCGAGGGCAGTGGGCTCTCGCTCGCCGCGAACCGGGGCGGGGCGTACCGGGGCGCCGCGGACGGCATGGCGGTCGCCGACGGGATCCTGGCCGCGCTGCGTGAGGCGGACGGGCCGGCGCTGGTCTACGGCTACCACCCGGATCTCGATCACTTCGGGCACGAGGACGGGGTCGGCTCGGAGACCTGGCGGGAAGCCGCCCGCGGGGTGGACAAGCTGCTCGACCGGCTGGTGCACGGGCTGCCCCCGCGGTCCGCGCTGCTGGTGGTCGCGGATCACGGCCAGCTGAACGTGCCGCTCGAGGGCCGGCGGGACATGGCCGAGATCCCGGCGCTGCGCGAGGGCGTGGTGGCGGTGGCCGGCGAGCCGCGGGTGCGGTACCTGTACGCGGCGGACGGCGCGCTCGACGACGTGCTGGCCACCTGGCGCGGGATCTTCGGGGACGACGCCTGGGTGACCACCCGGGACGAGGCGATCGACGACGGCTGGTTCGGGCCGGTGCCGGCCGGGCACGCCGATCGGATCGGGGACGTGGTGGTGTTCTGCCGGGGCCGGGCGATCGCGGCGGCCTCCGGATGGGAGCCGCCGAAGGCGGGACAGCTCGTGGCGTACCACGGATCGGCCACCGCGGTCGAGATGACCGTGCCGTTGTTGATCGCCAG encodes:
- a CDS encoding methyltransferase domain-containing protein — encoded protein: MARTGRPHVTARTAAVWAVLRRELDRHAGRELTVLDVGGGTGGFAVPLAEAGHTVTVIDASPDALAALTRRAADAGVAARVHAVQGDGDALAGLVEPGSADLILCHAVLEVVDDPTRVVAAIATALRPGGALSLLVAGRAAAILGRAINGHLRAASALVTDAEGRSGPRDTLRRRYDAETAAELLRSAGLEVEQTHGVRVVADLLPATVIEEDPQAVLELELALSAQPPFRDIASQLHLFARRP
- a CDS encoding alkaline phosphatase family protein; this encodes MTSAPFPEDGLHPDALRVIRPAYGTGSLADLLPSVSAVLGVPGAADVLGLTARLDGVDRVAVLLVDGLGAYQLPLAAPHAPVLADLAAGGRGHAGTLTSGFPSTTPVSLVTLGAGVPPGAHGVLGFTVRRPDGRPLTHILWGDDPDPREWQPVPTRLELAAAAGVRVTVVSKPQFEGSGLSLAANRGGAYRGAADGMAVADGILAALREADGPALVYGYHPDLDHFGHEDGVGSETWREAARGVDKLLDRLVHGLPPRSALLVVADHGQLNVPLEGRRDMAEIPALREGVVAVAGEPRVRYLYAADGALDDVLATWRGIFGDDAWVTTRDEAIDDGWFGPVPAGHADRIGDVVVFCRGRAIAAASGWEPPKAGQLVAYHGSATAVEMTVPLLIAR